A single region of the Thermodesulfatator indicus DSM 15286 genome encodes:
- the argH gene encoding argininosuccinate lyase: MAQKPWGGRFSEETDKLVEEFTASVHYDKRLALYDIRGSIAHARMLGKTGIIPLEDAEKIIAGLKEIEKDIKEGRFKWRKDLEDVHMNIEAALYEKIGPVAGKLHTARSRNDQVATDVRLFLRDVIDETLSRLKDLRKALVEKAKENLEVILPGFTHLQHAQPVLLAHHLMAYYEMFTRDAKRFAFVRQETNVCPLGSAALAGTPFPVDREMVAQELGFAGITRNSMDAVSDRDFIVSFLAAASLAFVHLSRLSEELILWISQEFGFIDLPDKLCTGSSIMPQKKNPDVAELIRGKSGRVFGNLFTLLTVLKGLPMTYNRDLQEDKEPLFDTVDTLLAVLALAKELIVGLKVNRERMRKACEEGHLTATDLADYLVTKGLPFREAHHVVGRLVAYCEEKGQKLWELPIEKLKEFSELIGEDVYEWLTLEGSVSRRKVVGGTAPEQVEKAIYQAEKELEA; the protein is encoded by the coding sequence ATGGCCCAAAAGCCCTGGGGAGGACGTTTTTCCGAAGAAACAGATAAACTGGTAGAGGAGTTCACCGCCTCGGTTCACTACGATAAAAGACTTGCCCTTTACGACATTCGCGGAAGCATAGCTCACGCCCGCATGCTGGGAAAAACGGGCATTATTCCCTTAGAAGACGCCGAAAAAATAATAGCTGGTCTTAAAGAAATTGAAAAAGACATAAAAGAAGGCCGTTTTAAGTGGCGCAAAGATTTAGAAGACGTGCACATGAACATAGAGGCCGCCCTTTACGAAAAGATTGGCCCGGTGGCGGGAAAGCTTCACACCGCCCGCAGCCGGAACGACCAGGTGGCCACAGACGTAAGGCTTTTTCTGCGAGACGTTATAGACGAAACCTTAAGCCGCTTAAAAGACTTGAGAAAAGCCCTGGTAGAAAAGGCCAAAGAGAACCTGGAAGTAATTCTTCCCGGTTTCACCCATCTCCAACACGCCCAGCCGGTACTTCTGGCCCACCACCTTATGGCTTATTACGAGATGTTTACCCGTGATGCCAAACGTTTTGCCTTTGTCCGCCAGGAGACAAACGTTTGTCCGTTGGGAAGTGCCGCCCTTGCAGGAACACCCTTTCCTGTGGATCGTGAGATGGTGGCCCAGGAACTTGGCTTTGCAGGCATTACCAGAAACAGTATGGACGCCGTTTCTGATAGGGACTTTATCGTCTCCTTCCTTGCGGCCGCGTCTCTCGCTTTTGTTCATCTTTCGCGCCTTTCAGAAGAACTAATTCTCTGGATAAGCCAGGAGTTCGGTTTTATAGACCTGCCGGATAAACTTTGCACCGGTAGCTCTATTATGCCCCAGAAAAAAAATCCCGACGTGGCGGAGCTCATCAGAGGAAAAAGCGGCCGCGTTTTTGGAAATCTCTTCACTCTTTTAACGGTGTTAAAAGGCCTTCCAATGACCTATAACCGTGACCTCCAGGAAGACAAAGAGCCTCTTTTTGATACGGTAGATACCCTTTTGGCGGTCCTGGCTCTGGCCAAAGAATTGATAGTGGGCCTTAAAGTGAACCGGGAGCGCATGCGCAAGGCCTGCGAGGAAGGGCATCTCACGGCTACAGATCTGGCTGATTACCTGGTTACTAAAGGGCTACCCTTTCGCGAGGCCCACCACGTGGTAGGCCGTCTGGTGGCCTATTGTGAAGAAAAGGGCCAAAAGCTCTGGGAGTTGCCAATTGAAAAGCTAAAAGAGTTTTCCGAGCTAATCGGAGAAGATGTTTATGAGTGGCTTACCCTTGAAGGTTCGGTGTCCAGGCGTAAAGTAGTGGGGGGCACGGCCCCAGAGCAAGTGGAAAAAGCCATTTATCAGGCGGAAAAAGAACTGGAGGCTTAA
- a CDS encoding sulfite exporter TauE/SafE family protein translates to MGLYEIAVIFLAAFIYGVAGFAFALLAVPLLSFAWPLKHIVPLVALLATSLNGLMLFKLRKSFAFKRVMPLLLGGLPGVLVGAYFLRHYDNAFLRVILGLVLVLYGLWGLKNPKRPFIIGDNWGYLFGFLAGFLGGALNTPGPPVIIYLTLKDWGKDEIKSTLQGFFFLLAIFVIFSHWRMGLITPEILKNYLIAFPVILIGLFSGHRLYGRLSLKVYQKILYGLLVIMGLLSFPWKIGG, encoded by the coding sequence ATGGGGCTCTACGAAATAGCGGTTATTTTTTTAGCGGCCTTTATTTACGGGGTGGCTGGTTTTGCCTTTGCCCTCCTGGCTGTACCGCTCCTTTCTTTTGCCTGGCCATTGAAACACATAGTGCCCCTGGTAGCCCTTCTGGCCACTTCTTTAAACGGGCTCATGTTATTCAAATTAAGGAAGAGCTTTGCTTTCAAGCGCGTTATGCCCCTGTTATTGGGAGGGTTGCCTGGGGTTTTAGTAGGGGCCTATTTTCTGCGGCATTATGATAACGCTTTTTTGCGTGTTATTCTGGGCCTGGTGCTGGTTCTTTATGGTCTATGGGGCCTTAAGAATCCCAAAAGACCTTTTATTATTGGTGACAACTGGGGTTATCTCTTTGGCTTTTTAGCAGGTTTTCTCGGCGGAGCTTTAAATACACCAGGGCCTCCAGTAATAATCTACCTTACTCTTAAAGATTGGGGTAAAGATGAAATTAAAAGCACGCTTCAGGGATTTTTCTTTTTGTTGGCCATTTTTGTAATTTTTTCTCACTGGCGAATGGGGCTTATTACGCCTGAGATTTTAAAAAATTATCTGATAGCCTTTCCCGTAATTCTTATAGGGCTTTTTTCAGGCCACCGTCTATATGGCCGATTAAGTTTAAAGGTGTATCAAAAAATACTTTACGGCTTATTAGTAATCATGGGGCTTTTATCTTTCCCGTGGAAAATTGGAGGCTGA
- a CDS encoding TIGR02266 family protein has translation MEKRKCERIRHVFRVDYSTPEALFNEFAENISEGGLFIQTNNPLEIGTEIVIEFMLPFMDEPIKVKGRVEWHTNLPGVNKNPPGMGVSFQKLSTEDKEKINEVVRKLKAL, from the coding sequence ATGGAAAAGAGAAAATGTGAGCGGATAAGACACGTCTTTCGCGTTGATTACAGTACCCCTGAGGCCCTTTTCAACGAATTTGCTGAAAACATTAGTGAAGGTGGTTTATTTATTCAAACCAATAATCCTCTAGAAATTGGCACAGAAATAGTTATTGAATTTATGCTTCCTTTCATGGATGAGCCTATCAAAGTTAAGGGTCGGGTAGAGTGGCACACCAATCTCCCTGGAGTCAATAAAAATCCGCCTGGGATGGGCGTAAGTTTTCAAAAGCTTTCTACAGAAGACAAGGAAAAAATTAATGAAGTGGTGAGAAAGTTAAAGGCTCTTTAA
- the hisS gene encoding histidine--tRNA ligase, with protein sequence MIKAVRGFKDILPGETGKWVYLEGLARRLFNAYGFREIRTPILEKTELFARSIGEATDIVEKEMYTFLDRNKESVTLRPEATAGICRAVIEHGLYAKAKVLKLFTMGPMFRHERPQKGRLRQFHQFNAEVFGSHTPGTDAEVIALAMDILEAGGAKDLRLEINSLGCPECRPDFRENLRKFLRDNADKLCEDCKRRTERNPLRALDCKKESCQAVYVNAPLIEEFWCEDCRKHFARVLEELELLGLDYVKNPRLVRGLDYYVRTTFEIKARGLGAQDTVAAGGRYDGLLKALGGPDIPGVGFAIGVERFLLVANLPEGLERGLDLFVAALGEEAKRKILSLVRSLRQNGFSVDLDHEGRSLKAQLKTANRLKARYTLILGENELKEKVALLRDMATGEQETLSLAGLEKELIKRLS encoded by the coding sequence ATGATTAAGGCTGTTCGCGGATTTAAAGACATTTTGCCTGGAGAGACGGGAAAATGGGTTTATCTTGAGGGATTAGCCAGAAGATTGTTTAACGCCTACGGTTTTCGCGAAATTCGCACGCCCATTCTTGAAAAGACCGAGCTCTTTGCCCGAAGCATTGGTGAAGCTACGGATATCGTTGAAAAAGAAATGTATACCTTTCTTGACCGCAACAAAGAGAGTGTGACTTTGCGCCCTGAAGCCACGGCAGGCATTTGCCGGGCGGTAATTGAGCACGGCCTTTACGCTAAGGCCAAAGTGCTCAAGCTCTTTACCATGGGGCCTATGTTTCGTCATGAGCGGCCGCAAAAGGGCCGTCTGCGACAATTTCATCAGTTTAACGCCGAGGTCTTCGGAAGCCATACTCCGGGGACAGACGCCGAAGTTATTGCCCTGGCCATGGATATTCTTGAAGCCGGAGGGGCTAAGGACCTGCGTCTGGAGATAAATTCTTTGGGCTGTCCAGAGTGTCGTCCGGACTTTAGAGAAAATTTGCGAAAGTTTCTAAGAGATAATGCTGATAAACTTTGTGAAGACTGTAAGCGGCGCACGGAGAGGAACCCGTTACGGGCTTTGGATTGCAAAAAAGAGAGCTGTCAGGCCGTTTATGTAAATGCCCCCCTTATAGAAGAATTCTGGTGTGAAGACTGCCGCAAGCATTTTGCTAGAGTTTTAGAAGAACTTGAGCTTTTAGGCCTTGATTATGTTAAAAATCCACGCCTGGTGCGAGGTCTTGATTACTACGTGCGTACTACTTTTGAAATAAAAGCCAGAGGTCTAGGAGCCCAGGACACCGTGGCTGCTGGTGGCCGTTATGATGGCTTGCTCAAAGCCCTGGGTGGGCCGGATATTCCCGGAGTTGGTTTTGCCATTGGGGTAGAAAGGTTTCTCCTGGTGGCTAATTTGCCCGAAGGACTTGAGCGCGGGCTTGATCTCTTTGTAGCGGCCCTGGGAGAAGAGGCCAAGCGAAAAATCTTGTCTCTAGTTAGATCTCTGCGCCAAAACGGATTTTCTGTTGATCTTGATCATGAAGGAAGGAGCTTAAAGGCCCAGCTCAAAACGGCCAACCGCCTTAAGGCCCGCTATACTTTGATTCTCGGTGAAAATGAACTCAAAGAAAAAGTAGCCCTTTTGAGGGATATGGCCACAGGAGAACAAGAAACGCTTTCTTTGGCTGGCCTTGAAAAAGAACTGATTAAACGCCTTTCGTAA